TGGATCTCCTCGCCGGGATCGATTTCAAGAAAGGCTGTTTTGTCGGCCAGGAGGTCGTGTCGCGGATGAAGCATCGCGGCTTGGTGCGCCGGCGGGTCGCGCCCTACCGCGCGCAAGGCGAAGCGCCGGCGCCGGGCGAAGCGATCCACATCGGCGGCGTCGAAATCGGGGTCACGGGGTCGCGGCTCGCCGATGAAGGCTTGGCGATGGTGCGACTCGACCGTCTCGCCGAGGCGAGGGAGAAAGGCCAGTCGCCAGTAGCCGGGGGAGTCGCCCTCGATTTTGATACGGAAAAAGACGCGCTTTAGGCCGAGTGAGGAAGACGACTGAGCGCGGCGTCAGCCGCGAAATCCGATAGAACGGCAAAAGGCCCACGCGCGGCGGGCCTTCATCTACTATCTCTCGATACTATCTTCTCCGAGCAGCGGATTTACCGCACCCAGGAATCCAGCGCGACATCCATGGCGCGGACGAGCGCCACATTGCCGAAGAGAATGACCGCAATCGCGAGCGCGACGTAAAACACGTCGGTTAATGCAAGATGTCCAGCCGCACGCTCGGCGACGTCCCGTTCAGTCGGCTGCACATCCATCTGATCTTCCTTCCAGCGTAAAAATGTATCGTACTGGTCGCTTTTCGCACAAAACCCGCCTGCTTGATGTGCGGAAACACACAAGCGATGCTCAACGCTTCAGCAGCCGATTGGTTGCCTTAATAAACCCACAAAGATTGAAATTTTGTGACATTGACCTCAAACTTCCTGGCCAAGCGGTTCGCGTCCGCGACACGCTGCGACGCGGCCCGGCTTTCGTTTCGGCGGAAAGCTCTATAAGTTCAGGCTCGAACCGGCTGCAGGCTCATGCTTAGAACGGCCGGGCAAGGGTGGACAGCGCCACAGAGCGAAAGAAGGGAAGGGCCACAAGTGAGCGGAAGCCTGAACATCAGCGGCCGTACGACCGAAAGCGTCAACGCTCTCGCGGGCGCGATGGTCGACCGTCTCGTCGCCGGCGCGGCGAAATATCGGATCGCCGTCGAGCGCGGCAGTCTCGGCGAATTGCTGATCGACGCCGGCGCCAAGGTCCCGGGCGGCATTGAGGCCGGCCTGCTGCTGACCGAGATCTGCATGGGCGGACTTGGGCGCGTCACCCTCTCCCACGCGCCGGCTGCGCCCAAATGGCCGTTTTGGCTGACCGTGACCAGCGCCGATCCCGTCGTCGCCTGCCTTGCCAGCCAATACGCCGGCTGGAGCCTGAGCCACGAGAAATTCTTCGCTCTCGGGTCGGGCCCAGGCCGCGCCCAGGCGCGGGCCGAAAAGCTCTTCGATGAGCTGTCGTATCGCGATCTCGCCGACCGCGTCACCATCGTCCTCGAAAGCGCTTCGCCGCCGCCCAAGGAAGTCGTCGAAAAGGTCGCCGCGCGCTCAGGCGTGACGCCAGACAAAGTCGCCTTCATTTATGCCCCGACGCAGTCGCTCGCCGGCGGCGTTCAGGTGGTCG
Above is a genomic segment from Methylocystis rosea containing:
- the mch gene encoding methenyltetrahydromethanopterin cyclohydrolase codes for the protein MSGSLNISGRTTESVNALAGAMVDRLVAGAAKYRIAVERGSLGELLIDAGAKVPGGIEAGLLLTEICMGGLGRVTLSHAPAAPKWPFWLTVTSADPVVACLASQYAGWSLSHEKFFALGSGPGRAQARAEKLFDELSYRDLADRVTIVLESASPPPKEVVEKVAARSGVTPDKVAFIYAPTQSLAGGVQVVGRVLEVALHKAHELHFPLDDIIDGVATAPLSPPHPDFVQAMGRTNDAIIYAGRAHLFVKGSAAAAKELAEKLPSDTSRDYGRPFAEIFKAYKGDFYKIDGSLFSPAEALVTAVETGETFRAGEVNLALLDKSFGG